The genomic interval GGATGGCGGCCGTCGTGACCGGCTCGGAGGCGGCGTCGACGTCGCTGCACCAGTTCGTCAACGCCAGCCCTTGGGAGTGGGCCCCGGCGCGCGGCGAGCTGGCCCGCTGGGCCTCCCGGACGCTGCCGGTGCGAGCCTGGACACTGGCGCCGGCGGTGCTGCCCAAGCGCGGCAACTGCTCGGCCGGGGTGCACCAGCGCTTCCTGCCGGAGTCCGGCCGCACCGTCAACTGCCAGCTCGGACTCGGCCTGTTCCTGGACGCCGGGCAGACGCACGTCCCCGTCGACTGGCGACTCTTCCTGCCTCCCCGGTTCACCCGCGACGAGGCCGTACGCGACCGGGCGAAGATCCCCGCGACGACGCAGGCCCAGCCGCTGTGGGACCACGCCCTGCGCCTGGTCCAGGAGATGACGTCCTGGTCGAACGGGCGGACGGCGCCGGTGGTGGCCGACCTGACGGCCCTGTGCGACGTCGCGCCACTGGCACAGCGGCTCCAGGGCGGCGAGCACCCCTTCGTCCTCGCCATCCCGGGCCAGACAGCTCTCGCCGGGCCCGAACTGCCGCCGGGTGAGCGGGAGTCGGCGCGCGGCCTCCTGATCCGCCGAGGTGTACGGCACCCGGCAGGGTCGGGCCGGCAGGTCATCTCGTACGACACACCCGTACGCGGGCTGCGTCCGGACGGCGAGCGCAGCCACGGGGCGGGCCGGCTGATGGCCGAGTGGGACACGAGCAGCGGGCGTCCGGGCCGGATCTGGCTGACGAACATCACCGACCGCCATCCGGCCGAACTGCTGGAGCTGGCCCGTTCGCCGCAGGGGGCGCAGGCTTCGATCGACCGCATGGGCGAGGACTTCGGACTCCTCGACTTCGAGGGCCGCTCCTACCCCGGCTGGCACCGGCACATGACGCTCGTCTCGGCCGCTTACGCCTGTAGCACCCTGGGGGGCATGAGCGACGACTGACCTTTTACTTGCTCCTACAACTATACAGGGGTCGGGGTCCCTTTCCTGAGCACTACCACTCCCCAGATGATTGCATGGGCATGTATCTTGTTGTTCATCGCAGTCGAGAAGGGGAGCCGTTCCATGACGATCCACAAGCAGCCGCGCGCCGCCTCCGACCAGACCATGTGGGAGGCCGTCCTCGGCCTGCACGCCTTCGTGGAGCGTCAGCTCGCACACACCCTGCAGCGGCGCTACGGCGTCGGCCTCTCCGAGTACCGCGCCCTGGAGGCCCTCACCCAGGCCGAGAACGGCGAATGCCGCATGCAGGAGCTCGCGGACCACATCGGCCTGGGCCAGAGCTCCGTAACCCGGCTGGTGGGGCGGCTGGACAGCGCCGGCTACGCCTACAAGGACAACTGCGCCGACGACAAGCGCGGGGTCTTCGCCGTCATCACCGACGAGGGCCGCAAGCACTACCAGGACGCCCGCGCCACGTACGCCGACGTCCTCAGCTCGGCCCTCAACACCGCGAGCGCGGACGACCAGCTCGCCCGCGCGGTACAGGCACTGCGCAGCGCCGCCTGACAAGACCACGACAGACGGCGGGAGGCCCGGGCGACCGGGCCTCCCGCCGTCTTTTGCATGTTCGGGGCTCCTTTTCAGAACCCGGGCGAACTGTGACCTGGATCACTCGATCCTCTGATGTAGTTGCTTGACCATGCAAATAAAAGGCCGTAGGTTCTCTCTCGTAGCCAGACTGCGCATCCACCTAGGGGGGACCGTTGCCTTCGCCTCGCCTGTTGCAGGCATTCGACAGACACGTGCAGGAAAAGCCCGACAGCACCGCGCTCGTCTTCGCCGGCCGGCGGATCACCTACGCGGAGCTCGACCGGCTGACCCACCCCGCCGCCGGGGACCTCGACGGCGCCGGCTTCGGATCCGTACGCGCCCTGTGCGTTCCGGCCCACAAGTCGCCGGAGACCGTCGCCCTGCTGCTGGCGGCCTGGCGCCAGGGGATCAACACCCTGGTCCCGTCGCCAGCCCTGGGCGCCGCCGCCCTGTCCACGCTCATCGCCCAGGCCCACGGCCCGCTGTCGGCCGCCGCGGTTCCCGGCGGCGGTGCGACCCTGTCGCGGGAGGAGGCCGACCCCACCCTGTCGGACGGCTTCAGCGTCCCCGACCCCGGGGAGTCGCTGCTGACCCTCACCACCTCCGGCTCCACCGGCGTACCCAAGCTCGTCCCGGTCCGCACCGAGGCCTTCGACCGCTTCGGCGACTGGGCCACGGAGAAGTTCGGGATCGACGGCGGCACCCGATCGCTGAGCTTCTCGCCGCTCAACTTCGACCTGGCCCTGCTCGACGTCTGGACCGTGCTGGAGGCCGGCGGCACCGTCGTGCTGGCCGACGCCGGAGCCAGCGGGGACGCCGGCTATCTGCGCGAGCTCACCCGGAGCAACGAGGTGACCCTGATCCAGGGGGTTCCGCTGCTGCACCGGCTCCTGGCCGCGGACGACGCCCGCTATCCGACGGTCCGCACGGTCGTGTTCACCGGGGAGGCCGTCTCCGAGCAGGGGCTGCGGGACGCGTTCGCCGCCTGCCCGGCCGCCCGCTTCCACAACGTCTTCGGCTGTACGGAGACCAACGACAGCTTCATCCAGGACATCGATCCGGCCGCGTACGTGCACCCGCTGCCCATCGGCGCCCCGATCGACGGCACCGACGCCGTGCTGCTGATCGAGGGACCCGACGGCACCGAGGTCCTGCGCGGGCCCGGCACCGGCGAACTGCTGGTGCACACGCCCTTCCAGACGTGCGGATATCTGGAACAGGCCCGCAACGCCCAGGCGTTCATGCCCGACCCGCGGGGCGGCGGCGCCATGTTCTACCGCACCGGCGACCTCGTCCACCGCGACGCCGACGGCCGCTACTTCCTCCAGGGCCGTACCGACTTCCAGGTCAAGGTGCGCGGCGTGCGCACCAACACCCTGGAGGTCGAGACCGTCCTCGGAGCGCATCCGGACGTCGTCGAGGCCGCCGTCGTCGCCCTGCCCTGCCCCGAGGCCGGCACCCGGCTGCACGCCGAAGTGGTGCGCCGGGACGGCACCTCCCTCAGCTCACTGGGCCTGCGGGCGTACGCGGCGAAGCACCTGCCGCGCCACGCCGTGCCCAGCTCGGTGGGGCTCGCCTGCACCCCGCTGCCGAAGACCGCGACCGGCAAACCGGACCGCAATTCGATCAAGAAGACCCAACTGAACGGAGACGTCTGATGAGCACCGTCACCAACGACCCGATCCGCGCCTACATCGTCAACGAGTTCCTCGCCGGTGAGGACGCCGAGGACCTGACCGACGACTTCGACCTCATCGAGAGCACCGTCGTGAACAGCCTCGGCCTGGTCCGCCTCATCTCCTGGATATCCGAGACGTACAGCATCCCCGTCGACGACATCCCGCTGGAGCCGGCCGCCTACCGCACGCTCGCGGACATCCGCGGCTTCGTCAGCAAGGCCGCCCCGGCCGCGGTCTGACGGCCCTTCCCCTCCCCGCAGAGACAACCTCCGCGAACACCGCGTACCCCACACCCCCACACCCTCACGAACCTCGCGTACCGCGCAAGGCCTGCCCTCGCGTGCCCGCGCGTGCCCCTCGCCCCCCACACGCATCGCACCAGCAGCACACGTCCAGAAAACAACGATGACAGGAGTACTTCCATGATCGTCCGTTCTCTCTCCGACGTCCCCGCGATCGAGTGGGGCAGCGGCACCAGCCACCGCCTGCTCACCGAGGCCGACGGCATGGGCTTCACGGTCTGCGAAACGCTGGTCCGCCAGGGCACGTCGAGCGCGTTGCAGTACCTCGGCCACCTGGAGGCCTGCTACTGCATAGGCGGATCGGGCGAGGTCGTCACCGTGGACGGCGACCACCACAAGATCACGACCGGGACCATCTACGCCCTGGACAAGAACGACGCCCACCACCTGATCGCCTCCGACGACGAGGACCTTCTCCTCGTCTCCGTCTTCAGCCCGGCGCTGCGTGGCGACGAGAAGCACTCGCTCTCCGAGGACGGCTTCTCCCGCTACTGATCCGCACAGCCGGGTGCGGGGCCGCGACGGCGCGGCCCCGCACCCGGCACCCGGCCCCCGGCGTCCAGCGCCCAGCGCCCAGCGAAAGGCAAGGCGAAACACCCATGGCAGCAGAGAAGGCCCCGGACACGTACGGCATCACAGCGCCCTACGGTGACGAGCTGAACGACGACGTCACCCACTGGGACCGGATCGGCGAGTTCCCGCACGACAAGTGGAAGCCGCTGCAACGGTCCGGTCTGTTCACCCTCCCCTTCGCCCCGGAGTACGGCGGCGCCGGCCGGACCCTCACCGAGACCATGGCGGCGCTGGAGGGCCTCGGCCACACCAGCCGGGACGCCGGCCTCAACTTCTCGGCGTCCACGCAGATCGTCAGCGTCGGCATCCCGCTCCAGGCGTTCGGCTCCGAGGAGCTGCGCGGGCGCTATCTGCCGCAGGTCACCTCCGGCGAGGCCATCACCGCGCACGCGATCACCGAGCCGAGCCACGGCTCGGACGTGATGAACATCCGGACCACCGCCGTCCGCGAGGGCGACGAGTACGTCCTCAACGGCGGCAAGATGTTCATCACCAACGCCCCCGTGGCCGGCCTCTTCCTGCTCTACGTCCGCACCGGCAAGCCGGGCGCCTTCGGGCTGAGCACCTTCCTCGCCGAGCGCGACACCCCGGGCCTCACGGTCGGCGAGCCGCTGGAGACGATGGGGCTCCGCACCTCCCCGATCAGCGAGGTCACGCTGGAGGACGTACGGCTGCCCGTCGGCAACCGGCTGGGCAGCGAGGGCGCCGGCTTCCTGATCATGGACTACGTGATGAAGCGGGAGGTCCTCTTCTCCTTCGCCGTGAACCTCGGCGAGATGACCCACCGCCTGAAGCGGGTGGTCGAACACGCCACCACCCGGCAGCAGTTCGGCAGCGCCATCGGCAAGAACCAGGCGGTCGCCCACAAGATCGCCGACATGAGGATCGCCGTGGAGACGGCCCGCAAGTGGCTGTACGACACGGGCCTCAAGGTCCAGCAGGGCAAGGACGCTTCCCTGGACGTCGCCGCCACCAAGATCGTGGTCAGCGAGGCCAACCAGCTCACCGCCCAGCACGCCATCCAGATATTCGGCGCCCGCGGTTATCTGACCGGCACGGGCATCGAGCGCGAGCTGCGCAACGCCACCGCCGGCTCCATCTACTCCGGCACCAACGAAATCCAGCGCAACTGCATCGCCGCCCTGATGGGCCTGTGACGAGAGGCATCCGCATGACCGACACCCTGGCCCCCACCCTGTCCGAGCAGCAGACCGCCGACGCCGCGGCCGCCCAGCCGGACGCCGACGACCTCGCCCGCCTCACGGCGGCCACCGACTTCCTCGACCACGAACACGCGAGCGTCAAGGCCTTCGTCGACAAGGCCCTGGACGGGATCGACCGCGAGACCGCCACCCAGGTCGACCTCGCCGTCGCCCTCTACTACGCGGTGCGCGACGGCATCCACTACGAGGTCTACGGCGCCGACCTGTCGCCCGAGGGCCTCCGGGCGTCCAGCATCATCGCCGGCGGCATGGGCTTCTGCCTGCACAAGTCCGTTCTCTACGCGGCCTGTTGCCGCGCCGTCGGCATCCCCGCCCGGCTGCACTACAGCGACGTCCGCAACCACCTCGCCTCCGACCGGCTGCGCTCCTACATCGGCGGCGACGTCTTCTTCCACGGCCTGGCCACCGTGTATCTCGAAGGCCGCTGGCTCCAGGTGACCCCGGTCTTCAACAAGCTCCTGTGCCGGCTGTACGGGATGACCCCTCTGGAGTTCGACGGCCGCTCCGACAGCCTCTACCACCCCTTCGACGCGCAGGGGCGGCAGAGCATGGAGTTCCTCACCGACCACGGCGACTTCGACGACGTCCCGTACGCGTTCGTGATGGCCACGATGCGCCGCAAGCACCCGAAGTTCCTGGCCGAGGGCGGCACCGGCACCGTCAGCGGCGGCTCACTCGCCGACGAAGCGGCCTGATCCGCGCCCCCCACCCGTAGCGGTACAGCGCACACAGCGGGCACAGCCAACAACACAGCAGCCACAGCAGGCACAGCAGAAGAACGGCAGAAGAGGAGAAGCAGCCCATGACGCAGTTCCAGGCCCGCGAGGACGGCTGGGGCGCGGTCGCCCGCGTCGGCGTCGTCGTTCCGCACGCGGACGTCGGGCCCGAGTCCGAGCTTCAGGCGATGGCGCCGAGCGACGTCTTCATCCACGGTTCGCGCGTCCACTTCGGGGCGATGCGCCCCGGTGGGGAGATGGACCCGAAGATCCCGCACGACCCGGTGCGCGCCTTCATCGACCCGCCCTTCATCGACGACGCCGTCGAGCTGCTCGCCGCCTCCCCGCTGGACTCCATCGCCCTGGGGTTCACCAGCTCCGCCTACGTCCTGGGCGCCGACGGTGAACAGAAGCTGTTCGAGCGGCTGGCCGAGCGGACCCGCGGCATCCCGCTCACCGGCACGACCCACGCCGCCGCGGCCGGCTTCCACGCCCTGGGCGCGGAGCGGATCGCCCTGGTCAACCCGCCCTGGTTCGACGACGAGTTGTCGGCGCTGGGTGCCTCGTACTTCGGCGAGCGCGGCTTCGACGTGGTCCACCACGCCCCCTGCGGCCTGCCCAGCAACCAGAAGCTGATCACTCCGGAGGCGCTGGTGAAGTGGATCGAGACCGCCGTCGCCCCGCAGCGGCCGCAGGCGGTTCTGGTCGCCGGCAACGGCATCCGCGCCGTGGGGACCATCGGGGGTCTGGAGGAGCGCCTCGGGTTTCCCGTGCTCACCGCGAACCAGGTGCTGTTCTGGCACGCGCTGCACGCCGCGGGCGCAAGCGAGGCGGCCGCGCGGATCACCGATTACGGCGCCCTGTTCGGCGTCCGCCCCGAGGGTGCGGCCAGAGGCGTCGCCGTGGGGGCGGCCCGATGAGCCTGCTGCCCGCGTACGGCTACCAAGCCGCCGTGCAGGAGACCTGCGACACGCCGGAGTACCACCTCCCGCTCGTGTGCTGGCACGACGACGGGACGGGTGTGCGCGGCATGGTGCTGTACCGCGGAGCGCTCCGCCCGGCGGAGCAGGTGCCGGGGTTCCGGCGCTATCTCGCCTCCGAGGACCTGGAGCAGTACGCCTCGACCGGCCCGTGGCCGCTGCTCGCAGCAACCGCCTGATCCGAACCGTGGCGGGGGCCGGCCGGGTCCCCGTCACATCAGGAGCCGTATCGATATGACACACGACCTCAAGTGGTCCGACGCGCCTCCGGGAGAAGTCCTCGATCCGGTCGGCATCTGGATCGTCCGGGCTCCGGCCGGACAGCTCCTCACGCCCGGCGAGGACCCGCCCGACTGGCTGGACGAGAAGGAGCGCGGCCGGCTGGCCTCGATACCGCAGCAGACGGGCCGGGATGCCTACGCCTTCACCCACTGGGCGTTGCGGAGCGTTCTCGGCTCCTCGCTCGGCTGCTCCCCCAGGAGCGTCGGCTTTCTGCGGCAGCCGTGTCCCGGCTGCGGCGGGGCGCACGGAAGACCGGCCATCCGCGATCCGGACCCGGACGGCGAGGCACCGGAGTTCTCGATGTCGCACAGCGGGGACCACGTCGCCATCGCGGTCGCCGAGGCCACCATCGGCATCGACATCGAGTCCTGGCCGACCCCGGAATCCGTCGCCGGGTATCTGCCGTTCCTCCATCCGAAGGAACAGCAGTGGCTGGGCGGTCGCCCGGAAGACGAACTGGTCCGGGACTTCGCCCGCCTGTGGACCCGTAAGGAGGCCATGGCCAAGGCGACGGGACAGGGCATGGCCGCCGTCATGAACCGGCTGGATCTCACCGGCCAGCCGCTCGGCTGGCGGGTGCGGCAGCTGCTCGCACCTCCCGGGTACGAGGCCAGCTTCGCGGTCCCGGCCTCGGTGCACGTCGCGGTCACGGTGCACGAGGAGCTTCCGGAGCCGATGCCGATACCGGAGCCGATGCCGACGCCGGTGCCGGCCTGACGACCGCCGGCGGGCGGCCGGTGTCCCCCCACGGAGGGGATACCGGCCGCCCGCCGCGTCGCGTGGTGCGGCCCGGCACGCCCTACAGGCCGGTCGGCCTCTGGACGTTCACCTCGGAGGTGAAGACGCGGACGCCGTGCTGCTCGATCGACACGTTCACACGGCTGCGGCCCGTGCCGTCGGGAACGGGGTCGCCGGCCACGACGACGGCGGGGGCGTCGAGTTCGACGTACCGCGCGAAGTCCGTCCGCATCCCGGTGACCGTCGACGCGCCGTCGACGGCGGCGTGCGCGGCCTGTCGGGCGGCTTCGAGGAGAAGCATCCCGGGCACGTGGTCGACGGCGTGGTCGAACAGCACCGGGTGCCCGGGATCCACCCGTAACATCCAGCGGCCCGGCGCCATGCCCGGCGCCGGTGAGAGCACCACGTCGGCCGGGGAGTCCCGGCCCACCCGGTGCGGTTCCACGGGCGGGCCGGCCGGGAGGCAGGCGGCGAGCGCTTCCTCGGTGTCCGCGTAACTCCCGCGCAGTCGCCGGTATATGGCCGCGGGCTGGTTGTTGAAGCGGGTGCGCGCGGTGCCCATCAGCCGCTCCCCCAGGTGGATGTCGACGCGCATCGTCATACCGGCGAACCTGCTGCCGCGGCGGACCACGTCCGAGCAGGACACCGCCAGGCGCACCTCTTCCTCGACGGTGGTGACCAGCGACGCCGACGGCTCCACCGCGAAGCTGTAGTCCTCCCACGCCTGCTTGAACTCCCGCGGGACGTCGTGCACGGCGTGGGACAGCAGGGGGACCGTCTGGCGCACGCTCTCGGCGATCAGCATCGGGTCGTACGACCCCCCCGACGGACGGTAGAAGGCGTGCCCCCGGGGCCAGCGCGCGGTGACTTCGTAGCATCCCGGATTCGTCTCGGCCCACGACGTGAGCAGGACTTCCTCTCTCCGAAGTTTGTGCACCTGCCACTGGTGCACCTGCCGCCGCTGGACTGGTCTCGCTTCACGGTTCAGTACAGAAACAGACAACTTGGCCCCCCAAGATCGGTTGTTTGAGCGAGCGACTACACAGAGGCGCATGAGAGCAACCGTGTGTGCCCGACTCAAAAAATAATGTTCCTTTTCTTTTGGCAAGTCAAGGGCGGCGAACCACTGGGTCACATTGGTGATGCTTTGTCGCCTTATGCAACTCATCTTCACCAGAACGGACTTGCTCCAACCCCTGTTCACTCAGATAACATAAGGAGCATTCTTTTTGGGAAGGTGAGAGGCATGGCACTGAAGCAAGAGCGGGCAGAACAGACCCGTCGAGCACTCCTGCTCGCAGCGGCGGAGGTCTTCGACGAGCACGGCTACGCGGGGGCCAGCATCACGCGCATCCTCAAGCGCGCCGGGGTGACGGCGGGGGCGCTCTACTTCCACTTCGGCTCCAAGGAGGACCTGGCCAAGGCGGTGATGAACAGCCAGCCGGACACCCTCGTCCCGCTGATCGCCGCCAGCGGACTGCAGCGGCTCATCGACCTCACCCTCGTGTGGTCGTGGCAGTTGCAGCGCGACCCGCTGCTCCGGGCCGGCGTGCGGCTGACGAACGAACAGTCCTCCATCGGCGACTCCCTGAACTCCGACCCGTACGAGAAGTTCCGCGGGATCATGAGCTCGTGCCTCGACGAGGCGCGGGAGCACGGCGAGTTGCAGCCGGGGATCGAACCGATCGTGGTCGCGGAGTTCGTGATCTCCGCCTGTACCGGGATGCAGATGTACTCCAACGTCGTCAGCGGCCGCAGGGACCTTCCCGAGCGCACCCAGCAGATGTGGAACCTGCTGCTCCCGGGCATCGCGGTCCCGGCCGTGATCACCCGCGCCGAAGCGGCCCCGGCCCGCGGCGCCGCGATGATGCCCTGACCGCCGGACCGCCCGCGCGCCCCGCCCTGCCCAGTCCCGCCCGGCCCTGGCCGACCCTGGCCCGACCGGCCCTGGCCCGACCGGCCCTGGCCGACCTTGGCCTGGCCTGGCCTGCCCTGCCCTGTTCCGATCCGTCCTGACCCGTTCCGCCCTGTCCTGACCGCCCCGGCTGTTGTGCCTGCTCTGCCTGTACCGAACGTCCACGACGATCATCTACGGAGCCGCATGATCTCCCTGCGCCTGGCCGCCCTGAACATCGACGGTGTCCTGCTCAACGACACCTTCAGCCCGGTCATCCACCACTTCATCGTCAGCAGAGGCGGTACGTACTCCGCCGAGCTGGAGCGATCGATCTTCTCCCAGCCGCAGCACATCGCCGGTCGGCTGCTCTCGGCCGCCGTGGGTGGCGGCATGACGGGTGAGGAGGCGCTCGCCGCGTACTTCGAGGACCGCGCCGCCCACCTCGACCGCCACCCGGTCACGATCACGCCGGGCGCGCGTGACCTGCTCGTCCGGCTGCGGGGCGCGGGCCTGCGCACGGTCTGCTACGGCGGTCTGAGCAAGGACCACTTCGACCGCCATCTGGGGTCGTACGCCGACCTGTTCGACGGGCCCGGCTACGTCTGCACCAACGACATCCGACCCGGCCTCAAGGAGATATCCGAGGACGTGTTCGGGCTCCGTCCCGGCCAGTCCCTCTTCGTCGACGACGTCGCCCGGGTCGCCGACGTGGCCCGCGAGCTCGGCACCGCCTTCGTCGGCCACCCCTCCTCCTTCGTCCACAGCCACCAGCGCGCTCTGATGCGGGAGGCGGGCGTACGCCACGTGATCAGCGGTCTCGACGCGCTCGACGACGAGCTGCTGCACCGGATCGACCGGGAGATGAGCTCGGAGGAGTTCTGGAGATCGCCCCTGTCCGCGGTCGGCCCGGCCCGGTGCGCGTGACGCCGGGTGGGCGCCTGCTGCAAGGGAAAGTGGCGCTGATCACCGGTGCCTCCAGCGGCATCGGCGCCGCGGCGGCCCGGCACTTCGCCGACGAGGGAGCCGCCGTCGTGCTCGTGGCCCGCAGGGCCCGGCTGGTCGAGGAGGTGGCCGAACGCATAAGGAAGGACGGCGGCCGGGCGGTGGCCGTACCGGGCGACGTCACCCTCCAGGCGGACATGGAGCAGGCCGTGGCCATGGCGGTCGCCCGGTTCGGCAAGCTCGACTGCGCCTTCAACAACGCCGGTTACGCCAGCGCCGGAACGGTTCTGCACGAACTCCCCGACGACGTCTTCGACCGCACCATGGACGTCAACGTGCGCGGCGTGTGGAACTGTCTGCGCGCCCAGATACCCGCCATGCTGCCGGGCGGAGCCGGCTCCGTCGTCAACACCTCCAGCGTCGCGGGCGTGCGCGCCACCTCCGCCTCCGCGCCCTACGTGGCCGCGAAGCACGCGGTCATCGGGCTGACCAGGGCGGCAGCCGCCGAGTACGGCGAGCACGGCATCCGCGTCAACGCGCTCGTGGTGGGCAGCACCGACACGGAGATGATGGACGGCGTCCTGTCGGCCGGACCCTCCGTGAGCGCCGGCTTCGGCGGCAAGGCGATCCAGCAGCGCCTCGCCGACCCGACCGAGATCGCCCGCGCCGCCGCCTGGCTCTGCTCGGACGCCTCGTCCTTCACCACCGGATCCGCCCTCGCGGTGGACGGCGGCAGAACAGCGAAGTGACGGGTACGCCGCAGGCGCCCGCGGCCCCCTCGTGAGGGGCGGCGGGCGCCTGCGGCGTACCGGCGGAGCGAGGAACGTCAGACCTGAACCGCACTGGGCCGGTCCGCGATCTGCTCGGAGCGGGGCGCGGTGGCCGCCTCGGGCTTCGTGCGGTCGGCGAGCTTCAGCCAGATGACCCCGACGATGATGACGGCCAGCCAGATGCCCTTGGCCAGGGTGAGGGTCTCGTCGAAGAAGAACGGGCCGAGCACCGCGGCGCCGACCGCGCCGATTCCCGCCCAGACGGCGTAGCCGATGCTCACGTCGATCGTGCGGAGGGCGAGGCTCAGTGCGTAGAGCGTCAGCAGGAAGAACACCACCGCGACCAGGGACCAGGTCAGAACGGTGAAGCCCTCGCTGCCGCCGACGGCGAGCGCGTACCCGATCTCGAAGCCTCCGGCGAGCAGGAGGGAGAGCCAGGCGTTGGTGGAGCTCTTGGCTGCGTTGGACATGGGAGGTGAGTCCTCTCTCAGGGAAGGCGTCAGGTGGTTACGCGGGGTGCGCAGGGTGCGCGGGGTGCGCGAGGCGTGCGGGGCCGGAGGCTGGGCTCCGGCTCAGGCGGAGCCGCTCAGCTGCAGGCCGACGACGCCACCGATGACGAGGAGAATGCCGATCGCCTTGTTCGCGTTCAGACGCTGGCCGAAGAACAGCGCTCCGAGGACGGTGATACCGACGCCCGCGACGGACGTCCACAGGGCGTAGCCGACGCCGACGTCGAAGGTCAGCAGCGCCTTGCTGAGGAAGAAGGTCGCGGCGGCGCCGCTGGCCAGGGTGATGCCGGTCCACTTGCGGTTCTTGAAGCCCTCGGCCTTTCCGGCGGCGATGGCGACCACGATCTCGAGGGCGACGGCGATGGCGAGGTAGAGCCAGTGCATGGGAGGTCCTTCCGTGCGGTGAATGAACGGGGTGGGCGGGAAGTGCGGGTGAGCGGGAAGTGCGGGTGAGCGGGAAGTGCGGGTGAGCGGGAAGTGCGGGTGAGCGGGAAGTGCGGGTGAGCGGGAAGTGCGGGTGAGCGGGAAGTGCGGGTGAGCGGAGTCAGCGGCGCCGGGTGGCGATGCCGCGTGGCGGAGGTCCGGTGGCTAGCGAGGCGATCGACTCAGGGTGAGGAAGTCCTGGAACGGCTGCTCGGCCTCGGGGAGTTGCAGCGCGGTGACCTTGATCGGCCACTTCTCCGGGTCCTCGGCGAAGACGGCGTACGAGCTCGTGTAGTCGAAGCCGTACCGGGCGGCGGTCCTGCGGTCGGCGGCGTGCACGATGTGCCCGATGCCGGCGAACCGGGCCGCCAGGTAGCACAGGGCGCAGGGCTCGCCGGAGGCGAAGAGGGTGGCGCCCGCCACGGCGTGGATCCC from Streptomyces sp. CA-278952 carries:
- a CDS encoding DMT family transporter, whose product is MHWLYLAIAVALEIVVAIAAGKAEGFKNRKWTGITLASGAAATFFLSKALLTFDVGVGYALWTSVAGVGITVLGALFFGQRLNANKAIGILLVIGGVVGLQLSGSA
- a CDS encoding DMT family transporter — protein: MSNAAKSSTNAWLSLLLAGGFEIGYALAVGGSEGFTVLTWSLVAVVFFLLTLYALSLALRTIDVSIGYAVWAGIGAVGAAVLGPFFFDETLTLAKGIWLAVIIVGVIWLKLADRTKPEAATAPRSEQIADRPSAVQV
- a CDS encoding nucleoside deaminase codes for the protein MGTHESELLGYAHEAVRISREHVAQGGIPFSGVVVAGGRILGTGFNRVREDNDPTAHAEVVALREAATKYGIHAVAGATLFASGEPCALCYLAARFAGIGHIVHAADRRTAARYGFDYTSSYAVFAEDPEKWPIKVTALQLPEAEQPFQDFLTLSRSPR
- a CDS encoding ScbA/BarX family gamma-butyrolactone biosynthesis protein; amino-acid sequence: MHQWQVHKLRREEVLLTSWAETNPGCYEVTARWPRGHAFYRPSGGSYDPMLIAESVRQTVPLLSHAVHDVPREFKQAWEDYSFAVEPSASLVTTVEEEVRLAVSCSDVVRRGSRFAGMTMRVDIHLGERLMGTARTRFNNQPAAIYRRLRGSYADTEEALAACLPAGPPVEPHRVGRDSPADVVLSPAPGMAPGRWMLRVDPGHPVLFDHAVDHVPGMLLLEAARQAAHAAVDGASTVTGMRTDFARYVELDAPAVVVAGDPVPDGTGRSRVNVSIEQHGVRVFTSEVNVQRPTGL
- a CDS encoding SDR family NAD(P)-dependent oxidoreductase — its product is MALITGASSGIGAAAARHFADEGAAVVLVARRARLVEEVAERIRKDGGRAVAVPGDVTLQADMEQAVAMAVARFGKLDCAFNNAGYASAGTVLHELPDDVFDRTMDVNVRGVWNCLRAQIPAMLPGGAGSVVNTSSVAGVRATSASAPYVAAKHAVIGLTRAAAAEYGEHGIRVNALVVGSTDTEMMDGVLSAGPSVSAGFGGKAIQQRLADPTEIARAAAWLCSDASSFTTGSALAVDGGRTAK
- a CDS encoding HAD family phosphatase — its product is MISLRLAALNIDGVLLNDTFSPVIHHFIVSRGGTYSAELERSIFSQPQHIAGRLLSAAVGGGMTGEEALAAYFEDRAAHLDRHPVTITPGARDLLVRLRGAGLRTVCYGGLSKDHFDRHLGSYADLFDGPGYVCTNDIRPGLKEISEDVFGLRPGQSLFVDDVARVADVARELGTAFVGHPSSFVHSHQRALMREAGVRHVISGLDALDDELLHRIDREMSSEEFWRSPLSAVGPARCA
- a CDS encoding ScbR family autoregulator-binding transcription factor; translation: MALKQERAEQTRRALLLAAAEVFDEHGYAGASITRILKRAGVTAGALYFHFGSKEDLAKAVMNSQPDTLVPLIAASGLQRLIDLTLVWSWQLQRDPLLRAGVRLTNEQSSIGDSLNSDPYEKFRGIMSSCLDEAREHGELQPGIEPIVVAEFVISACTGMQMYSNVVSGRRDLPERTQQMWNLLLPGIAVPAVITRAEAAPARGAAMMP